A DNA window from Mycobacterium sp. IDR2000157661 contains the following coding sequences:
- a CDS encoding ABC transporter permease has product MSALAVVNAERIKLGTTHSASSTAVVVALLALALAGLQGALSHASAPLDPQRAALGVAVFGVPVLMVMASMTVTAEYRTGMVGTTFIAEPKRTLVILAKVVVTAIFSALFAAALVVMAIALARIVAATGSAVELSPASPEVWRLSAATALYAALASALGVGIGALVRAGPGAVAVLLLWPLLVEPMLGNLPDVGAQVGPYLPFANVFLFIDVQWLYPVYAMPWGPLGSLVYFAAWVVAVLIAAIAVVNARDA; this is encoded by the coding sequence GTGAGCGCGCTGGCAGTGGTCAACGCCGAGCGGATCAAGCTGGGCACCACGCACTCGGCTTCGTCGACCGCCGTGGTCGTTGCGCTGCTCGCCCTCGCGCTGGCCGGCCTGCAGGGTGCGCTGTCACACGCCTCGGCGCCGTTGGACCCGCAACGGGCCGCCCTCGGCGTCGCCGTCTTCGGCGTGCCGGTGCTGATGGTGATGGCGTCTATGACCGTGACGGCCGAGTATCGAACCGGGATGGTCGGCACCACGTTCATCGCGGAGCCGAAACGTACGCTCGTTATCCTCGCCAAAGTGGTTGTGACGGCGATCTTCTCGGCGTTGTTCGCCGCCGCGCTGGTGGTGATGGCGATCGCGTTGGCCAGGATTGTCGCGGCGACCGGCAGCGCGGTTGAGCTGTCGCCGGCCTCGCCGGAAGTGTGGCGCCTGAGTGCGGCCACAGCGCTCTACGCGGCGCTGGCATCGGCCCTCGGTGTCGGCATCGGAGCGCTGGTGCGGGCGGGCCCTGGGGCGGTGGCGGTGCTGCTGCTGTGGCCACTGCTGGTCGAACCCATGCTCGGTAACCTGCCCGATGTCGGTGCGCAGGTGGGGCCGTACCTGCCGTTCGCCAACGTCTTCCTCTTCATCGACGTGCAGTGGCTGTATCCGGTTTACGCGATGCCGTGGGGGCCGCTCGGGTCGCTGGTGTATTTCGCTGCCTGGGTGGTGGCGGTGTTGATCGCGGCGATCGCCGTGGTCAATGCCAGGGATGCCTGA
- a CDS encoding glutamate ABC transporter substrate-binding protein: MNKQLLRVFLVLLAAAVALTGCAQAASVPTPSAITLTPPTPAGMEELPPEPVRAPVDDEQDCDRMASLRPFPSKAEADEAVRNIRARGRLIVGLDIGSNLFSFRDPITGNVSGFDVDIAGEIARDIFGTPAQVEYRILSSADRITALQNNQVDVVVKTMTITCERKEVVNFSTAYFNANQRILVPRDSTIRQPSDLSGRRVCVAKGTTSLERIREITPPPIIVGVVTWADCLVALQQRQVDAVSTDDSILAGLVAQDPYLRIVGPSLSQEPYGIGIGLQNTDLVRFVNGTLERIRRDGTWSTLYRKWLTVLGPAPAPPVARYVD, translated from the coding sequence ATGAACAAGCAGCTCCTTCGAGTTTTTCTCGTCTTGCTCGCCGCGGCAGTGGCGCTCACCGGCTGCGCGCAGGCGGCGTCGGTGCCCACGCCTTCTGCGATCACCCTGACCCCACCGACGCCTGCGGGCATGGAAGAGCTGCCGCCGGAGCCGGTACGCGCGCCCGTTGACGACGAACAGGACTGCGACCGCATGGCCAGCCTGCGGCCGTTCCCCTCCAAGGCCGAGGCCGACGAGGCGGTGCGCAACATCCGGGCCCGCGGCCGGCTGATCGTCGGCCTGGACATCGGCAGCAACCTGTTCTCCTTCCGCGACCCCATCACCGGCAACGTCAGCGGATTCGACGTCGACATCGCCGGTGAGATCGCGCGCGACATCTTCGGCACCCCGGCCCAGGTGGAGTACCGGATACTGTCCTCGGCCGACCGGATCACCGCGCTGCAGAACAACCAGGTCGACGTGGTGGTCAAGACGATGACGATCACCTGCGAGCGCAAGGAGGTGGTGAACTTCTCGACCGCCTACTTCAACGCCAACCAGCGCATCCTGGTCCCGCGCGACTCGACGATCCGGCAGCCGTCGGACCTGTCGGGCCGCCGGGTGTGCGTCGCCAAGGGCACCACGTCGCTCGAGCGCATCCGGGAGATCACGCCGCCGCCGATCATCGTCGGGGTGGTGACGTGGGCCGATTGTCTGGTCGCGCTGCAGCAGCGGCAGGTGGATGCGGTGAGCACCGACGACTCGATCCTCGCCGGACTCGTGGCGCAGGACCCGTACCTGCGCATCGTCGGGCCCAGCCTCAGCCAGGAGCCCTACGGCATCGGCATCGGCCTGCAGAACACCGACCTGGTGCGGTTCGTCAACGGAACGCTCGAGCGGATCCGCCGCGACGGCACGTGGAGCACGCTGTACCGCAAATGGCTGACGGTGCTCGGCCCCGCACCCGCACCCCCGGTCGCGAGGTACGTCGACTGA
- a CDS encoding M28 family metallopeptidase, whose protein sequence is MRHKWWSGTVALLSVAVVLAGCGRDDPSEPTRQPPTAPVGVSPAAAQFAASLSRRVTGGEMYAHLARLQEIADNNDGNRALGTPGYDASVDYVANTLRDKGFDVQTPEFEVRLPFADEPALTVGGEKIAARPLNFTIGTPPDGVSGPLVAARVEDSPGCTPADYDGLTVRGSVVLVDRGTCPFADKESAAAERGALALIVANNEEGDEMGGTLGEQTGVDIPVISVTKDAGARLRADPGRTTIKLNAGVRVEQSRNVIAQTKTGGTDNVVMVGAHLDSVPEGPGINDNGSGVAAVLETALQLGSAPDVNYAVRFGFWGAEEVGLMGSNDYVQSLSVEELRNISLYLNFDMIGSPNPGYFTYDSDLSLPPDPDGPPVGRIPEGSAGIERTLVAYLDAAGKPAEDINFDGRSDYDGFALAGIAIGGVFSGAEAEKTPEQAERWGGEAGEPFDPNYHKESDVLANIDRTALAINGAAVAYAVGVYAQDQGGRNGVPIREDRTRHPLAS, encoded by the coding sequence ATGAGGCACAAATGGTGGTCGGGAACCGTCGCGCTGCTGTCAGTCGCCGTCGTGCTGGCCGGTTGCGGTCGTGACGACCCGAGCGAACCCACGCGGCAACCGCCGACCGCGCCAGTCGGCGTCTCTCCCGCGGCAGCACAGTTCGCCGCGTCGCTCTCGCGGCGAGTCACCGGTGGCGAGATGTATGCCCACCTGGCCCGGCTGCAGGAGATCGCCGACAACAACGACGGCAACCGGGCCCTCGGCACCCCCGGTTATGACGCCAGCGTGGACTACGTCGCTAACACGCTGCGTGACAAGGGCTTCGACGTGCAGACCCCTGAGTTCGAGGTGCGGCTACCCTTCGCCGACGAACCCGCACTGACCGTCGGCGGCGAGAAGATCGCCGCGAGGCCGTTGAACTTCACCATCGGCACCCCGCCCGACGGTGTCTCGGGGCCGCTGGTGGCTGCCCGCGTCGAGGATTCACCGGGATGCACACCCGCCGATTACGACGGACTGACCGTGCGCGGGTCCGTCGTCTTGGTCGACCGCGGCACCTGTCCGTTCGCCGACAAGGAGAGCGCGGCCGCCGAACGCGGTGCCCTCGCCCTGATCGTCGCCAACAACGAGGAAGGCGACGAGATGGGCGGCACGCTCGGAGAGCAGACCGGCGTCGACATCCCCGTCATCAGCGTCACCAAGGATGCCGGCGCCCGACTGCGGGCCGACCCCGGCCGGACGACCATCAAACTCAACGCGGGCGTCCGCGTCGAGCAGTCGCGCAACGTCATCGCACAGACCAAGACCGGCGGCACCGACAACGTCGTCATGGTCGGTGCCCACCTGGACAGCGTCCCGGAAGGCCCCGGCATCAACGACAACGGTTCCGGAGTGGCCGCCGTCCTGGAGACCGCGCTGCAGCTCGGCAGCGCTCCTGACGTCAACTACGCTGTGCGCTTCGGCTTCTGGGGCGCCGAAGAAGTGGGCCTGATGGGGTCGAATGACTATGTGCAGTCGCTCAGCGTCGAGGAGCTCAGGAACATCTCGCTGTACCTGAACTTCGACATGATCGGGTCGCCGAACCCCGGTTACTTCACCTATGACAGCGACCTCTCGCTGCCACCGGATCCCGACGGCCCGCCGGTCGGCCGCATTCCGGAAGGGTCGGCGGGCATCGAAAGAACGCTCGTCGCCTATCTGGACGCCGCAGGCAAACCGGCCGAGGACATCAACTTCGACGGGCGCTCCGACTACGACGGCTTCGCCCTCGCCGGCATCGCGATCGGCGGGGTGTTCTCCGGCGCGGAGGCCGAGAAGACGCCCGAGCAAGCCGAGCGGTGGGGAGGTGAGGCCGGAGAGCCCTTCGACCCCAACTACCACAAAGAGTCGGACGTCTTGGCGAACATCGACCGCACGGCGCTGGCCATCAACGGTGCCGCCGTGGCGTACGCCGTCGGCGTCTACGCCCAAGACCAGGGTGGCCGCAACGGTGTGCCGATCCGGGAAGACCGTACGCGCCACCCGCTCGCGTCATGA
- the thiS gene encoding sulfur carrier protein ThiS codes for MRVTVNDESVEVDPQTTIAALLDRLGYPEKGIAVSVDWSVLPKSDWHTRLAEGARVEVLTAVQGG; via the coding sequence ATGAGGGTGACGGTCAACGACGAATCGGTGGAGGTGGACCCGCAGACGACGATCGCCGCACTGCTGGACCGTCTCGGCTATCCGGAGAAGGGCATCGCCGTATCGGTGGACTGGTCGGTGCTGCCCAAGTCCGATTGGCACACCCGGCTGGCCGAGGGTGCCCGCGTCGAGGTGTTGACGGCGGTGCAGGGTGGGTGA
- the thiO gene encoding glycine oxidase ThiO — MSRGSSAGSLAVIGGGVIGLAVARRAALDGWTVWVHRSDDGGASWVAGGMLAPHSEGWPGEDELLRIGLASLQMWHDDFLEGLPGEVVTARESLVVAVDRADAADLKTVGEWLAAQGHPVTMTTAARDLEPLLAQGIRHGFVAETELAVDNRAVVRALAEHCERLGVQWAQRVDDLASVHADAVVIANGIDAPKLWPGLPIRPVKGEVLRLRWRRGCMPVPQRVIRARAHGRQVYLVPRGDGVVVGATQYEHGRDTAPAVSGVRELLDDACAVMPALGEYELAECAAGLRPMTPDGLPIVERLDERTLVAAGHGRNGFLLAPWTAARIAAELDVTVGAGL; from the coding sequence ATGTCTCGAGGATCGTCCGCCGGTTCGTTGGCCGTCATCGGTGGCGGCGTCATCGGCTTGGCCGTCGCGCGTCGAGCCGCGCTCGACGGCTGGACCGTGTGGGTGCACCGCAGCGACGACGGGGGCGCGTCGTGGGTAGCCGGCGGCATGCTGGCGCCGCACAGCGAGGGCTGGCCCGGCGAGGACGAACTGCTGCGCATCGGCCTGGCATCGTTGCAGATGTGGCACGACGATTTCCTCGAGGGGTTGCCCGGCGAGGTGGTCACCGCCCGGGAGTCGCTCGTGGTCGCCGTCGACCGCGCCGACGCGGCGGACCTGAAGACCGTCGGCGAATGGCTGGCCGCGCAGGGGCACCCGGTGACCATGACCACAGCCGCGCGCGACCTCGAACCGCTGCTGGCGCAGGGAATCCGGCACGGGTTCGTCGCGGAAACCGAACTGGCGGTGGACAACCGCGCGGTGGTGCGGGCATTGGCTGAGCACTGCGAGCGGCTCGGGGTGCAGTGGGCGCAACGAGTCGACGACCTGGCATCGGTGCACGCCGATGCCGTGGTGATCGCGAACGGCATCGACGCACCGAAGCTGTGGCCGGGCCTGCCGATCCGGCCGGTGAAGGGGGAGGTGTTGCGCCTACGATGGCGCCGCGGGTGTATGCCGGTGCCGCAGCGGGTCATTCGAGCGCGCGCGCACGGCAGGCAGGTGTATCTGGTGCCGCGCGGCGACGGGGTGGTGGTCGGCGCGACGCAGTACGAGCACGGGCGCGACACGGCGCCCGCGGTGAGCGGTGTCCGGGAACTGCTCGACGATGCGTGCGCGGTGATGCCGGCGCTGGGCGAATACGAACTGGCCGAGTGCGCGGCGGGCCTGCGGCCGATGACGCCGGACGGATTGCCGATCGTCGAGCGCCTCGACGAGCGAACGCTGGTGGCCGCCGGCCACGGCCGCAACGGATTCCTACTCGCGCCGTGGACCGCTGCGCGGATCGCGGCCGAACTCGATGTGACGGTGGGAGCTGGGCTATGA
- the thiE gene encoding thiamine phosphate synthase yields the protein MQQALDRLATASLYLCTDARRERGDLAEFADAALAGGVDLIQLRDKNSPGEQKFGPLEARQELDALELLADAARRHGALLAVNDRADIALAAGADVLHLGQDDLPLTVARRIVGPEPVIGRSTHDAAQVAAAIAEPVDYFCVGPCWPTPTKPGRPAPGLDLVRHTAATDTDKPWFAIGGIDHERLFEVLAAGARRIVVVRAITGADDPTSAARSLKEAVAAAR from the coding sequence GTGCAGCAAGCCCTGGACCGCTTGGCGACGGCGTCGCTGTACCTGTGCACCGACGCCCGCCGAGAGCGCGGCGACCTGGCCGAGTTCGCCGATGCGGCGTTGGCCGGCGGCGTGGACCTCATCCAGTTGCGCGACAAGAACTCGCCGGGCGAGCAGAAGTTCGGGCCGCTGGAAGCCCGTCAGGAACTCGACGCGCTCGAGCTGCTCGCCGATGCCGCGCGCCGACACGGCGCCCTGCTGGCGGTCAACGACCGCGCCGACATCGCGCTGGCGGCGGGCGCCGATGTACTGCACCTCGGTCAGGACGACCTGCCGCTCACGGTGGCCCGCCGCATCGTCGGGCCCGAACCGGTGATCGGCCGCTCCACCCACGATGCGGCCCAGGTGGCCGCTGCGATCGCCGAACCCGTCGACTACTTCTGCGTCGGGCCGTGCTGGCCCACCCCCACCAAGCCGGGCCGCCCTGCTCCCGGGCTGGACCTGGTCCGCCACACCGCCGCCACGGACACGGACAAGCCGTGGTTCGCGATCGGCGGAATCGACCACGAGCGGCTTTTCGAGGTGCTCGCCGCGGGCGCCCGCCGGATCGTGGTGGTGCGGGCGATCACCGGCGCCGACGACCCGACCTCGGCGGCGCGCAGCCTCAAAGAGGCCGTCGCGGCTGCTCGTTGA
- the glnX gene encoding protein kinase G-activating protein GlnX, with the protein MTVELAHPSTEPLASRSPTTPTHPRWWFLWTTPGRILTIGVVLAALVVASAFATSTTINDRQRALTTVLNHTEPLAFAAGQLYTTLSVADAAAATAFIAGAEPRNVRQRYEQAITDASVAVTKASSGLTDEEMVQLLGRLNAQLSVYTGLVETARTNNRAGNPVGSSYLSEASALMQTQILPQAQRLYEETSERVDAETTASTRIPGPVILVVLATLLFGVFANRWLARRTRRRINIGFVAGGLAVLIMLMWVGTALIISTADSRSAKDTAAESLKTVTNLAITAQQARADETLALIRRGDETVRKQSYYNRIELMQQQLSEYLARDDAIDKTDLSGAVKLLERWRAADDRINAYISVGNYQAATQVALGTGDDDSTPAFNKLDEALSSGIEESRSQLRDDIINAYRVLSGATVGAAVLSVAAAIAVALGLWPRLSEYR; encoded by the coding sequence GTGACTGTGGAGTTGGCGCATCCGTCGACGGAGCCGCTCGCCTCGCGGTCGCCGACGACACCGACGCACCCACGGTGGTGGTTCCTGTGGACCACCCCGGGCCGGATCCTCACCATCGGCGTGGTGCTCGCCGCGTTGGTCGTCGCCAGCGCCTTCGCCACGTCCACGACGATCAACGACCGCCAGCGGGCGCTGACCACCGTCCTGAACCACACCGAGCCGTTGGCGTTCGCGGCGGGCCAGCTGTACACGACGCTTTCGGTCGCCGACGCCGCCGCGGCGACCGCATTCATCGCAGGCGCCGAACCGCGCAACGTCCGGCAACGCTACGAGCAGGCGATCACCGACGCATCGGTCGCCGTGACCAAGGCGTCGAGTGGGCTCACGGATGAAGAGATGGTGCAGCTGCTCGGCCGACTCAACGCACAGTTGTCGGTTTACACGGGACTGGTCGAAACCGCGCGCACCAACAACCGGGCCGGTAACCCGGTCGGCTCCTCGTATCTGTCGGAGGCGTCGGCGTTGATGCAGACGCAGATCCTGCCGCAGGCGCAACGGCTGTACGAGGAGACCTCCGAGCGGGTGGACGCCGAGACCACGGCGTCGACGCGGATCCCGGGCCCCGTCATCCTGGTGGTCCTCGCGACGCTGTTGTTCGGGGTGTTCGCCAACCGCTGGCTGGCCCGGCGGACCCGCAGGCGGATCAACATCGGCTTCGTGGCGGGCGGGCTGGCCGTGCTGATCATGTTGATGTGGGTCGGAACGGCGCTGATCATCTCCACCGCCGACAGCCGCAGCGCCAAGGACACCGCCGCGGAGTCGCTGAAGACCGTCACTAATCTCGCGATCACAGCGCAGCAGGCGCGCGCCGACGAAACCCTGGCGCTGATCCGGCGCGGGGACGAGACCGTGCGCAAGCAGTCCTACTACAACCGGATCGAGTTGATGCAGCAGCAGCTGTCGGAGTACCTGGCCCGCGACGACGCGATCGACAAAACCGATCTGTCCGGCGCCGTGAAACTCCTCGAGCGCTGGCGCGCGGCCGACGACCGGATCAACGCCTACATCAGTGTCGGGAACTACCAGGCCGCCACGCAGGTGGCGCTCGGCACCGGCGACGACGACTCGACACCCGCGTTCAACAAGCTCGACGAGGCCCTGAGCAGCGGCATCGAAGAGAGCCGCAGCCAACTGCGCGACGACATCATCAACGCCTACCGGGTGCTGTCCGGGGCGACCGTGGGCGCCGCCGTGCTCAGCGTGGCGGCGGCCATCGCCGTGGCGCTGGGGTTGTGGCCGAGATTGAGTGAGTACCGGTAA
- a CDS encoding NUDIX hydrolase: MRGDGDGWVVADTGAAFWGRYGAAGLLLRAPGLDGAAAVLLQHRAPWSHQGGTWGLPGGARDSHETPEQAAVREAHEEAGLPAHRLTVRTAVVTLEITGVWSYTTVIADAPERLATTPNRESAELRWVHVEEVTDLPLHPGFAASWERLRAEIAAIPLLVNEQPRRPL; the protein is encoded by the coding sequence GTGCGCGGCGACGGTGACGGGTGGGTGGTGGCCGACACCGGTGCGGCCTTCTGGGGCCGCTACGGCGCGGCGGGGCTGCTGCTGCGTGCGCCGGGTCTGGACGGCGCGGCCGCGGTGCTGTTGCAGCACCGGGCGCCGTGGAGCCATCAGGGCGGAACCTGGGGCCTTCCGGGCGGCGCGCGAGACAGCCACGAGACCCCGGAACAGGCCGCGGTGCGGGAGGCCCACGAGGAAGCGGGGCTGCCTGCCCATCGCCTGACCGTGCGGACCGCCGTCGTGACACTGGAGATCACCGGCGTCTGGAGCTACACCACGGTCATCGCCGACGCACCCGAACGGCTGGCGACGACGCCGAACCGGGAAAGCGCCGAGTTGCGGTGGGTGCACGTCGAGGAGGTGACCGACCTGCCGCTGCATCCCGGCTTCGCGGCCAGCTGGGAGCGGCTGCGCGCGGAGATCGCGGCGATCCCGCTGTTGGTCAACGAGCAGCCGCGACGGCCTCTTTGA
- a CDS encoding thiazole synthase: MGDSKLTIAGREFGSRLILGTGGAANLAVLEQALVASGTELTTVAMRRVDADGGTGVLDLLNRLGITPLPNTAGCRGAAEAVLTAQLAREALHTDWVKLEVIADERTLLPDAIELVRAAEQLVDDGFIVLPYTNDDPVLARRLEDVGCAAVMPLGSPIGTGLGIANPHNIEMIVDGASVPVVLDAGIGTASDAAMAMELGCDAVLLATAVTRSADPPTMAAAMAAAVTAGHLARQAGRIPKRFWAHASSPAL, translated from the coding sequence GTGGGTGACTCGAAGCTGACCATCGCGGGCCGGGAGTTCGGGTCGCGACTGATCCTGGGCACCGGCGGCGCGGCGAATCTCGCGGTGCTGGAACAGGCGCTGGTGGCGTCTGGCACGGAGTTGACCACGGTCGCGATGCGACGGGTCGACGCCGACGGCGGCACCGGTGTGCTGGACCTGCTGAACCGGTTGGGCATCACCCCGCTGCCGAACACCGCCGGGTGCCGTGGTGCGGCCGAGGCGGTGTTGACCGCGCAACTGGCCCGGGAGGCCTTACACACGGACTGGGTGAAACTGGAAGTGATCGCCGACGAACGCACGCTGTTGCCCGATGCGATCGAACTCGTCCGCGCCGCAGAGCAATTGGTCGATGACGGTTTCATCGTGCTGCCCTACACCAACGACGACCCGGTGTTGGCGCGTCGACTGGAAGACGTCGGTTGTGCGGCGGTGATGCCGCTGGGCTCCCCGATCGGAACCGGCCTGGGCATCGCGAATCCGCACAACATCGAGATGATCGTCGACGGCGCGTCTGTGCCGGTGGTGCTCGACGCCGGGATCGGCACCGCCAGCGATGCCGCGATGGCGATGGAATTGGGTTGCGACGCCGTCCTGTTGGCCACCGCGGTCACCCGATCCGCGGACCCGCCGACGATGGCGGCGGCCATGGCGGCCGCGGTCACGGCCGGTCATCTGGCGCGGCAGGCGGGCCGGATACCCAAGCGGTTCTGGGCGCACGCTTCCAGTCCGGCCTTATGA
- a CDS encoding SGNH/GDSL hydrolase family protein: MSRYVALGSSMAAGPGIRPRAAGAPLAAGRSARNYPHLVAQGLGFDLVDVTYSGATTANVLTDAQRNAPPQISALDGTEDLVTVTIGGNDVGYVPMLFAAGLPRWARAVPWLGGVVRAHVDRAERDAALAQLAESLRDVGRAIRGRSPHAKVLFVDYLTLLPPAGTPAPPLSDADVATGRHIADTLQRLTAEAAAATGCGLVCVAEPSRPHHAWSAEPWTTGFGLPLPGRPAPLHPNAAGMRAVADLVVAQTNR, encoded by the coding sequence ATGAGTCGGTATGTTGCGCTGGGCAGTTCGATGGCGGCGGGTCCGGGCATCCGCCCCCGTGCGGCCGGGGCGCCGCTGGCGGCGGGCCGATCCGCACGCAACTATCCGCATCTCGTCGCCCAGGGGCTGGGATTCGATCTCGTTGACGTGACCTACTCGGGGGCGACCACGGCGAACGTGCTCACCGACGCGCAGCGAAATGCGCCGCCACAGATTTCCGCGCTCGACGGAACCGAGGACCTGGTGACGGTGACGATCGGCGGCAACGACGTCGGCTATGTGCCGATGCTGTTCGCGGCCGGACTGCCCCGGTGGGCGCGAGCGGTGCCGTGGCTTGGCGGGGTCGTGCGCGCGCATGTGGACCGGGCTGAACGGGACGCGGCTCTGGCCCAACTGGCGGAGTCGTTGAGAGACGTCGGTCGTGCTATCCGCGGGCGCTCGCCGCATGCGAAGGTGCTGTTCGTGGACTACTTGACCTTGCTGCCTCCGGCCGGGACGCCGGCCCCTCCGCTCAGCGATGCCGACGTCGCGACGGGCCGCCACATCGCCGACACCCTGCAACGGCTGACGGCCGAGGCGGCGGCCGCGACGGGCTGCGGGCTGGTGTGCGTCGCCGAGCCCAGCCGCCCGCATCATGCGTGGTCCGCCGAACCGTGGACCACAGGATTCGGCCTGCCGCTGCCGGGGCGCCCGGCGCCGTTGCACCCGAACGCAGCAGGGATGCGGGCCGTGGCCGATCTCGTGGTCGCGCAGACGAACCGATGA
- a CDS encoding ABC transporter ATP-binding protein: MIELVGLSKTFGRTRAVDDLTCSIEPGFVTGFLGPNGAGKTTTMRLILGLDHPTSGTATVHGVPYPRLVDPLRKVGALLDARQAHPNRSARNHLRWMAASNRIPAKRVDEVLEMVGLASVAGKRAGALSLGMSQRLGIAGALLGDPPVLLFDEPVNGLDPEGIRWVRTLMRSLAAEGRTVLVSSHLLAEMANTADRLVVIGRGRLITATSVGEFVSRSGVQSVRVRSPHLDALRSTAETAGLTVQSVPGDSALVVHGAAIEVVGDLAARHGITLHELSVQEVSLEEAYMSLTDQAVEYRAAGS; the protein is encoded by the coding sequence ATGATCGAGCTGGTCGGGCTGTCGAAGACCTTCGGACGGACCCGTGCCGTCGACGACCTGACGTGCTCCATCGAACCGGGCTTCGTGACCGGGTTCCTCGGGCCCAACGGCGCGGGCAAGACCACCACCATGCGGCTCATCCTCGGGCTCGATCACCCCACCTCGGGCACCGCCACGGTCCATGGCGTTCCCTACCCGCGGCTGGTCGATCCGCTGCGCAAAGTGGGAGCGTTGCTGGACGCGCGGCAGGCGCACCCGAACCGCTCGGCGCGCAACCATCTGCGGTGGATGGCCGCCAGCAACCGGATCCCGGCCAAGCGGGTCGACGAGGTCCTCGAGATGGTCGGGCTCGCCTCGGTGGCGGGCAAGAGGGCAGGAGCACTGTCGCTGGGCATGAGTCAACGGTTGGGCATCGCAGGCGCGCTACTGGGTGACCCGCCGGTGTTGCTGTTCGACGAACCGGTCAACGGCCTTGATCCGGAGGGCATTCGGTGGGTACGCACGCTGATGCGGTCGCTGGCCGCTGAGGGACGCACGGTTCTCGTCTCCAGCCACCTGCTTGCGGAGATGGCCAATACCGCCGACCGGCTTGTGGTCATCGGGCGGGGCCGACTGATCACGGCGACGTCGGTCGGCGAGTTCGTCAGCCGCTCGGGCGTCCAGAGCGTGCGCGTGCGAAGCCCCCACCTCGACGCGCTGCGGAGCACGGCCGAGACCGCCGGCCTGACGGTGCAGTCGGTGCCGGGCGACTCCGCGTTGGTGGTGCATGGCGCGGCGATCGAGGTGGTCGGCGATCTTGCTGCGCGTCACGGGATCACGTTGCATGAACTGAGCGTGCAGGAGGTCTCCCTGGAAGAGGCCTACATGAGCCTGACCGACCAGGCCGTCGAGTATCGGGCGGCGGGGTCGTGA